The following proteins come from a genomic window of Nostoc sp. ATCC 53789:
- a CDS encoding DUF2214 family protein, with translation MWISAIVAYLHYLSFMLCFGALVSEALNLKKELSLNEAWKIVIADAVYGISATVVLVTGILRVIYFGKGADYYLSNPVFYAKVVVFIVVGLLSLYPTISFIGWVKSLQQGQAPKLEFLKLNRLIWLIRIELVGFTLIPLLAAIMARGIGIN, from the coding sequence ATGTGGATAAGTGCCATAGTTGCGTACTTACATTATTTAAGCTTCATGTTGTGTTTTGGCGCTCTGGTATCAGAAGCATTGAATTTAAAAAAAGAATTGAGTTTAAATGAGGCTTGGAAGATTGTCATAGCTGATGCAGTATATGGCATATCAGCAACTGTCGTTCTTGTCACAGGCATTTTGCGTGTTATCTACTTTGGTAAAGGCGCGGATTACTATTTAAGCAACCCAGTTTTTTACGCCAAAGTTGTGGTTTTCATCGTGGTGGGTTTGCTATCTCTCTATCCCACTATTTCTTTCATTGGTTGGGTGAAAAGTCTGCAACAGGGGCAAGCACCCAAGCTAGAATTCCTAAAACTAAATCGTCTCATCTGGCTCATTAGAATTGAATTGGTTGGTTTTACCCTAATTCCTTTATTAGCAGCAATAATGGCAAGAGGAATAGGTATAAACTAG
- the trxA gene encoding thioredoxin, whose protein sequence is MSADTQIVAYLEESEFDVVLNGSEEKVVVVDFTATWCGPCRLVSPLMEQLAEEYKGRAKVVKVDVDRNKPIFKKFGLRSIPAVLIFKDGILAETIVGVSPYEQFSEAVQKLLEVV, encoded by the coding sequence ATGTCTGCTGATACTCAGATAGTTGCTTATCTTGAAGAAAGTGAATTTGATGTTGTTTTAAATGGAAGTGAAGAGAAAGTTGTTGTTGTTGATTTTACTGCTACTTGGTGTGGCCCCTGTCGGTTGGTCAGTCCTTTGATGGAGCAACTTGCTGAAGAATACAAAGGCCGCGCCAAAGTTGTTAAGGTAGACGTTGATAGGAATAAGCCGATTTTCAAAAAATTCGGTCTTCGCAGTATTCCAGCAGTTTTAATTTTCAAAGATGGCATTTTAGCAGAAACCATTGTGGGAGTTTCTCCTTACGAGCAGTTTAGCGAAGCTGTTCAGAAGCTTCTTGAGGTTGTTTAA
- a CDS encoding dihydrofolate reductase family protein, whose protein sequence is MTKVTLYIAASLDGYIARSDGGIDWLSILDIEGEDYGYAAFYESIDAIVLGSNTYEVGLGFDEWPYPGKKSFVFTKRHLQSDREDVVFVSDTVKNALANIEAQGFKNIWLVGGGALINSFLQHSLIDEYIISTIPTILGSGIQLFPPPTPEEKLELINSKQYSSGLLQSYYRRKGKL, encoded by the coding sequence ATGACGAAAGTTACACTCTATATTGCAGCTAGTTTGGATGGTTATATTGCTCGCAGCGATGGCGGAATTGATTGGCTATCAATCCTTGATATAGAGGGAGAAGACTACGGTTATGCTGCTTTCTACGAATCCATTGATGCTATTGTTTTAGGCAGCAATACTTATGAAGTAGGGCTGGGTTTTGATGAATGGCCTTATCCGGGGAAGAAATCATTTGTTTTCACCAAACGCCATCTCCAATCTGACCGCGAGGACGTTGTATTTGTTTCTGATACAGTCAAGAACGCCTTGGCAAATATAGAGGCTCAAGGTTTTAAAAATATCTGGCTAGTTGGTGGCGGAGCATTAATCAATTCATTTCTTCAGCACAGCTTGATTGATGAATATATTATTTCAACTATTCCAACTATCTTAGGTAGCGGTATACAGCTTTTCCCACCGCCAACCCCTGAAGAAAAATTGGAACTGATTAACTCAAAACAATATTCTAGTGGTTTACTGCAATCATATTATAGGCGAAAAGGGAAGCTTTAA
- a CDS encoding chloride channel protein: MLPKKTTASNQTQRWTFAQLFGLVKRNPLMISQWVILWVAVGTAGGLFAAFYWNVLEFLTHHLQRFEGFSLLIVMPLAGLVIGLVIHFLGNPGEIAVIVDNIHFRGGRLDVRKNPSMILASLISISAGGSAGPEAPLVQVTGSFGTWVADRLKLQGEDLRTLSLAAMAAGFTALFGAPLGGAMFALEILHHEHIVEYYEALMPAIVSSCASYLVFAAITHLGIAPTWHFPQYHLEKIDDFAIAIVFGIIGAVAGWIFMSIFRGCDYLFARIPGPIYVRTTLAGFGLGTLAALLPLTRYFGHEELEPVLTTNFGAIFLLTLALGKMAAISITVTGGWRGGFIIPLFFTGACIGKAVAVLIPGLNPALAMICTMAAVNAAVTRTPISTTLLLSKLTNLSPFTPILFASLIGFFLSPKVPLIASQLKSRREATE; this comes from the coding sequence GTGTTACCAAAAAAGACCACCGCTAGCAATCAAACTCAACGCTGGACATTTGCTCAACTTTTTGGACTGGTAAAACGTAATCCCCTGATGATTTCGCAGTGGGTGATCCTTTGGGTAGCTGTAGGTACTGCTGGTGGTCTATTCGCTGCGTTTTACTGGAATGTTTTAGAATTTTTAACTCACCATCTGCAACGATTTGAAGGTTTTAGCCTCCTGATAGTGATGCCACTCGCTGGTTTAGTTATCGGACTGGTGATTCATTTTCTGGGAAATCCCGGTGAAATCGCCGTAATTGTTGATAATATCCATTTTCGTGGCGGACGCTTAGATGTTCGCAAAAATCCCTCAATGATTCTTGCTTCTTTAATCAGCATATCGGCAGGCGGTAGTGCTGGGCCAGAAGCGCCACTAGTACAAGTAACAGGTTCTTTCGGTACTTGGGTTGCCGATCGCCTAAAACTCCAGGGTGAAGACCTCAGAACTTTGAGTTTAGCGGCGATGGCGGCTGGCTTCACAGCTTTGTTTGGCGCACCTCTTGGCGGTGCAATGTTCGCGTTGGAGATTTTGCACCATGAACATATTGTGGAATATTACGAAGCTTTGATGCCAGCCATTGTTTCAAGTTGCGCGAGTTATCTGGTATTTGCAGCAATTACACATTTGGGAATTGCACCCACTTGGCATTTTCCCCAGTACCACCTAGAAAAAATTGATGATTTTGCGATCGCGATCGTATTCGGAATCATTGGGGCGGTGGCGGGATGGATTTTTATGAGCATTTTTCGGGGCTGCGATTACTTGTTTGCTCGAATTCCTGGCCCCATTTATGTACGCACAACATTAGCAGGATTTGGGCTTGGCACTTTAGCAGCTTTATTACCCCTAACCCGTTATTTTGGACATGAAGAATTAGAGCCAGTCCTCACTACTAACTTTGGTGCTATTTTTCTCTTAACTCTTGCTCTTGGTAAAATGGCAGCCATTAGCATTACGGTAACAGGTGGGTGGCGCGGTGGATTCATCATCCCCCTGTTTTTCACTGGTGCTTGTATTGGTAAAGCAGTAGCAGTGTTAATTCCGGGGCTTAATCCCGCTCTTGCCATGATTTGTACAATGGCGGCCGTCAATGCAGCCGTAACGCGTACACCTATAAGTACAACTCTGCTGCTGTCAAAATTGACTAACTTAAGTCCTTTTACACCAATCCTTTTTGCCAGTTTAATTGGATTTTTTCTCTCGCCCAAAGTTCCTCTGATTGCATCTCAACTGAAGTCCCGGAGAGAAGCTACTGAATGA
- a CDS encoding transposase, producing the protein MNQIFDTSSVRQYSQELLFSTQVDLMSLVVCGMYPSVHAAYQKKAVEVSVSATALYNKLQRIELPVSRALVHETASDLQQLLLMLNVERPSPLGKQYRLRIVDGSCLAGTERRLAALRPHAAKPLPGKTIAILDPGTKLVVDVIPCEDGHSQERSKFHQVLAQVQPQQVWIADRNFCTAGFLHTIAKLGAFFVIRQHGGLGYEPFGELQAVGLCQTGTVFEQQVEIVHEGGTFRCRRIVVKLTRPTRDQEWEIAIFTNLPPTDADGILVAQLYQGRWSVETLFQTVTQNFHGEIETLAYPKAALFSYCMALSAYNLLATLKAVLGSVHGVDKIDIGLSDFYLVDDIHSIYRGMMIAIPPVHWQFFEEFTNIQMVDVLQHLATKVHLKSFRKHPRSPKKKRPPLSVDGKHSHCSTTRKLKQYKAALDAIP; encoded by the coding sequence ATGAATCAAATATTTGATACATCAAGCGTTCGCCAATACTCTCAAGAGCTACTGTTTTCGACTCAGGTGGATTTGATGAGTCTAGTAGTGTGTGGGATGTATCCCTCGGTTCATGCAGCCTATCAGAAGAAGGCAGTGGAGGTAAGTGTCAGCGCCACAGCGTTATACAACAAACTGCAACGGATTGAACTGCCTGTAAGTCGGGCATTAGTGCATGAGACAGCATCTGACCTCCAGCAGTTGCTGTTGATGTTGAATGTGGAACGCCCCAGTCCTCTAGGAAAACAATATCGGTTGCGGATTGTAGATGGCAGTTGTTTAGCCGGAACCGAACGCAGACTAGCAGCGCTGCGCCCCCATGCAGCCAAACCATTACCCGGAAAAACAATCGCCATTCTCGACCCAGGGACAAAACTGGTGGTTGATGTGATTCCTTGTGAAGACGGTCATTCCCAAGAACGCTCCAAGTTTCATCAGGTTTTGGCACAAGTGCAACCCCAACAGGTATGGATTGCAGACCGTAACTTTTGTACCGCAGGATTTCTCCATACTATTGCCAAACTTGGAGCGTTTTTTGTGATTCGTCAACACGGGGGTTTAGGATACGAGCCTTTTGGTGAGTTACAAGCTGTTGGGTTGTGCCAAACAGGAACTGTGTTTGAACAACAGGTGGAAATTGTCCATGAGGGAGGGACTTTTCGGTGTCGCCGTATCGTAGTTAAGTTGACTCGTCCCACCCGTGACCAAGAGTGGGAAATTGCCATTTTTACCAACTTACCACCCACTGACGCAGACGGCATTCTGGTGGCACAACTCTATCAAGGGCGGTGGAGTGTGGAAACTTTATTCCAAACTGTGACCCAAAACTTTCATGGAGAAATTGAAACCCTAGCTTATCCTAAAGCTGCCTTATTCTCCTACTGCATGGCACTGTCAGCCTACAACCTTTTAGCGACACTTAAAGCAGTTCTTGGCAGTGTACATGGGGTAGACAAAATCGATATTGGGCTATCCGATTTTTACCTAGTAGATGATATCCATTCCATCTATCGGGGCATGATGATTGCTATTCCTCCGGTTCATTGGCAATTCTTTGAGGAGTTTACCAACATTCAGATGGTAGACGTTCTCCAGCATCTAGCAACCAAAGTACATCTCAAATCTTTTCGCAAACACCCCAGAAGTCCCAAAAAG
- a CDS encoding ABC transporter permease, whose translation MNNLNFFSDYLIATLRLAVPLAFAALGGLYSERSGVLNIALEGMLLTGAFTSAAATFYTGNPWLGILASLIAGGLVGLLHAVLCVTLRVDQLVSGLAINLVAAGLTSFLARLVFSGSSTQQLPGIGTIIIPGLANIPLIGPLLFQSDFLVYLLFILVILTTYLLFKTSFGLTLRAVGESPKAADTAGISVQTIRYIAVVISGCLASLGGAYLTLVQVRFFAEGMSAGKGFIAIAALIFGRWHPVGSALACLLFGATEALQLRIQALGANIPYQFLVMLPYVIALLALVGLVGKSTPPKALGTPYFGENRHPD comes from the coding sequence ATGAATAATCTCAACTTCTTCTCTGATTACTTAATAGCTACCTTACGTCTAGCCGTCCCCCTAGCATTTGCAGCCCTTGGAGGATTGTACTCGGAACGTTCGGGCGTGTTAAATATCGCCTTAGAAGGGATGTTGCTTACAGGCGCTTTTACCAGTGCTGCGGCTACTTTCTACACAGGCAATCCCTGGCTTGGTATCCTTGCATCCTTGATTGCTGGGGGATTAGTCGGACTACTCCATGCTGTTTTGTGTGTAACTTTGCGTGTCGATCAATTGGTATCTGGGCTAGCAATTAATCTCGTCGCTGCTGGATTAACATCGTTTTTAGCCCGGTTAGTGTTTAGTGGCAGTAGTACACAGCAGTTACCTGGAATTGGGACAATTATTATTCCTGGTTTAGCCAATATTCCCCTAATCGGGCCGCTACTATTTCAGTCAGATTTTTTAGTATATTTATTATTTATCTTAGTTATTTTAACTACATACCTTTTATTTAAAACTAGCTTTGGGCTGACATTGCGGGCAGTGGGTGAATCTCCGAAAGCTGCTGACACGGCTGGAATTTCGGTACAAACTATCCGTTATATCGCAGTGGTAATTAGTGGCTGTCTTGCGAGTTTAGGAGGTGCTTATTTAACTCTGGTACAGGTAAGATTTTTTGCCGAGGGGATGAGTGCTGGTAAAGGATTTATTGCGATCGCAGCATTAATTTTTGGCAGATGGCATCCTGTAGGTAGTGCTTTGGCTTGTTTGCTATTTGGGGCTACAGAAGCTTTACAACTGCGAATTCAGGCATTAGGGGCAAATATCCCTTACCAATTTTTAGTCATGCTACCTTATGTGATCGCTTTATTGGCATTGGTGGGATTAGTGGGAAAATCTACACCTCCTAAAGCTTTAGGTACTCCCTACTTTGGAGAAAATCGCCACCCAGACTAA
- a CDS encoding ABC transporter permease — MEVTYTHCAGLDVHKKTVVACCMTPGINIDRALTKMTPLLFTSLGVLVALRAGQFNIGGEGQIYLGALGSTLIGLYVQGLPAVIHIPLALLAGFLFGAVWGWIPGYLKAIRGVNEVITTLLLNYIAVNLVSYLVQNPLMATGAPSPYSPLIAKTAQLPIILPQSLAHAGILFGLIAAGILWVLLVRSPLGYQITAVGFNPIAARYAHISVEHTIMLVMAAAGGLAGLAGSCEVMGLKYRLFEQVSPGYGFDAIAIAFLSRGSVVGVVLTSLFFAALRSGANVMQRSAGVPVTVVYAIQGFMVLFIAISFAVEREIRVKTQRDAKV; from the coding sequence ATGGAAGTCACCTACACTCACTGTGCGGGATTAGATGTCCACAAGAAAACAGTAGTTGCCTGCTGCATGACTCCTGGAATTAATATCGACAGAGCCCTCACCAAAATGACACCGCTATTATTCACCAGTTTAGGCGTGTTAGTGGCATTGCGGGCTGGGCAATTTAATATCGGTGGAGAAGGACAAATTTATCTGGGTGCGTTGGGAAGTACTTTAATTGGGTTATACGTGCAAGGATTACCTGCGGTGATTCATATCCCCTTAGCACTTTTAGCAGGATTTCTTTTTGGTGCAGTTTGGGGTTGGATTCCTGGTTATCTCAAAGCTATACGCGGAGTGAATGAGGTAATTACTACATTGTTGCTCAACTATATTGCAGTGAATTTAGTTAGCTACCTCGTCCAAAATCCATTAATGGCAACAGGTGCGCCTAGCCCTTATTCGCCATTAATTGCCAAAACAGCCCAATTGCCGATTATCTTACCGCAAAGCCTTGCCCATGCTGGGATTTTATTCGGTTTAATTGCCGCAGGTATTTTATGGGTATTGTTAGTGCGATCGCCACTAGGTTATCAAATTACGGCAGTGGGATTTAACCCCATTGCCGCCCGTTATGCCCACATCTCTGTTGAACATACAATTATGCTGGTGATGGCTGCTGCGGGTGGTTTAGCTGGGTTAGCTGGGAGTTGTGAAGTGATGGGGTTAAAATATCGGCTATTTGAACAAGTTTCCCCAGGTTATGGATTTGATGCCATTGCGATCGCTTTTTTAAGTCGTGGTAGCGTTGTCGGTGTAGTCTTAACTTCTTTATTTTTTGCAGCCCTTCGCAGTGGTGCAAATGTAATGCAGCGTAGTGCAGGCGTGCCGGTAACTGTGGTTTACGCGATTCAGGGGTTTATGGTGTTATTTATTGCTATCAGTTTCGCAGTCGAAAGAGAAATAAGAGTAAAAACGCAAAGGGACGCAAAAGTTTAA